CCAGGAAGACAAAGAAGAACTACTTGAACAAAAAGAGGTTTTACCCAAACTACCCCCATTTGAAGAAAAAACTTTTACTTTAAGATTCAAAAACAATACCAATTATTTTGAAGACTCAGAATTCTCAAAATTTCAAGAATGTGCCGAGGAACTTAAAAAATACCCCAATTCAAAAGCTTTAGTTTCAGGACACACTGATTCCACAGGATATAGTCAATATAATATGAAACTTTCTGAGTTTAGGGCAAATATGATAAAAGGCTATCTTATAGGAAGTGGTGTAAATCCTGAAAGAATTGAGATAAAAGCAATGGGGGATAAAAAACCTTTGGAAAAAAATTCAACACCCTGGGGAAGAAAAATGAACAGAAGAGTTGAAATTTTTATTTACCAAAATCCAAACTGACCTGTGCCAAGAACATAAACTCCGAGCAAAAAATTAGTTACAGAATGCGAAATTACAGGAGAAAATAAATTTTTAGTTCTATAGTATAAAAGGGCATAAACAACGCCTGCTATTATCCCGGGAAGCCACCTATAATGCTCAAATCCGAAAGCAACTGAGACCATTATAAACGAAAACCAGGAAAAAGAAGCCACAGGAATCTTTTTAATATCAGGATCAATCAAAAACCTAAGGGCAAAAGATCTCCAAAACAATTCCTCAATTATTGGAACAGCAAGACATCCACCAAGAAAACGAATAGATATCCACAAATAAATCTCAAATTTTTTATTACTAAGCTCAAAAGGATTTAGATAATCATCATTTCCAATTAAAGGATAGAATCCTTCAAGGCCCACCCAAACCAGAAATACAAAAACCCCTGCTCCAATCGCAACAAAATCGACTTGGAACTTTATTTCTTCTTTTATTTTTTTCCAAAAATAAAACAACACCAGGAAAACAATTAATGTTTTGGCAGGATAGATAAAAATATCATCAGCCCCTGTCAGGGGGAGAATATAAGTTAGTCCGGCAAAAACCAAAAAAGGAATAATATAGGGAAGATAATCTTTTAATATTCTTTTATCCATAAGACTATTTTTTTTCAGGTATGGTTATGTCTATATATGGAATTTTTACCGAATCGTTAACTTTTATGCTTCCATTAAGATTTTTTTCAACCATCTTTTTTATCTCATCAACACTTTCCAGCTTTCTGGATAAAACCTCA
The window above is part of the Desulforegulaceae bacterium genome. Proteins encoded here:
- a CDS encoding CAAX prenyl protease-related protein — translated: MDKRILKDYLPYIIPFLVFAGLTYILPLTGADDIFIYPAKTLIVFLVLFYFWKKIKEEIKFQVDFVAIGAGVFVFLVWVGLEGFYPLIGNDDYLNPFELSNKKFEIYLWISIRFLGGCLAVPIIEELFWRSFALRFLIDPDIKKIPVASFSWFSFIMVSVAFGFEHYRWLPGIIAGVVYALLYYRTKNLFSPVISHSVTNFLLGVYVLGTGQFGFW